From the Saccharomycodes ludwigii strain NBRC 1722 chromosome I, whole genome shotgun sequence genome, one window contains:
- the RCL1 gene encoding rRNA-processing endoribonuclease (similar to Saccharomyces cerevisiae YOL010W | RCL1 | Rna 3'-terminal phosphate Cyclase Like) gives MSLKSSSLKYVVFQGSKNFRLRIVMATLAGKPIKIEKIRSEDFNPGLKDYEVSFLRLIEAVTNGSLIEISYTGTTIIYKPGIITGGTYTHNCPNSKAVGYFVEPMLYLAPFSKKKFSILFKGITSSHVDPGLDALKWGLLPILEKFGVRECALHTLKRGSPPLGGGEVHLVVDSLIAQPVTMHAIDKPMINTIRGVAYSTRVSPSMVNRMIEASRKVLKNVGCEVNITADVWRGENSGKSPGWGITLVAENKSGWRYFSECVSGPGDVPEDIGMKAAYHLLEEISCSSVVGRNQLALAIVYMVIGKEDLGRLRISKKEIDAKFITLLRDIKNLFGTQVFLQDCDDDEDDMLLTIKGIGFTNTNKKIA, from the coding sequence ATGTCTTTAAAATCATCCTCTTTAAAATACGTTGTATTTCAAGGATCTAAAAATTTTCGTTTAAGAATAGTGATGGCTACTTTGGCAGGTAAACCAATCAAAATTGAGAAAATACGTTCAGAAGATTTTAATCCAGGTTTAAAAGACTATGAAGTGTCTTTTCTAAGACTAATCGAAGCGGTCACTAACGGTTCACTAATTGAAATCTCCTACACTGGTACAACGATCATTTATAAACCAGGTATTATCACCGGTGGGACATACACACATAATTGTCCAAATTCTAAAGCAGTTGGTTATTTCGTTGAGCCGATGTTATATCTAGCGCCATTCtccaagaaaaaattttctattttatttaaaggaATTACCTCTTCTCATGTAGATCCTGGTTTGGATGCTCTTAAATGGGGGTTGTTGCCCATTCTAGAAAAATTTGGCGTTAGAGAATGCGCCTTGCACACTTTGAAAAGAGGCTCTCCTCCGTTGGGTGGTGGTGAGGTCCATTTAGTAGTGGATTCGTTGATTGCCCAACCAGTAACAATGCATGCTATTGATAAACCAATGATTAATACCATTAGGGGCGTTGCATATTCAACAAGGGTTAGTCCTTCGATGGTAAATAGAATGATTGAAGCAAGTAGGaaggttttaaaaaatgttgGTTGTGAGGTTAATATTACTGCTGATGTATGGAGAGGTGAAAACTCAGGGAAATCGCCTGGCTGGGGTATAACATTGGTTGCAGAGAATAAAAGCGGCTGGAGGTATTTTTCTGAATGTGTAAGTGGTCCCGGTGATGTTCCTGAAGACATTGGCATGAAAGCTGCTTATCATTTATTAGAAGAAATATCATGTAGTAGTGTTGTTGGTCGGAATCAATTGGCCCTGGCTATTGTATATATGGTTATTGGTAAAGAAGATTTAGGTAGATTACGAATTTCtaagaaagaaatagaTGCGAAGTTTATAACGTTGTTAAGGGACATCAAAAATTTGTTCGGTACCCAAGTTTTTCTTCAAGACTGTGATGATGACGAAGATGATATGTTATTAACTATAAAAGGTATAGGTTTTACCAATACTAATAAGAAAATAGCATAA
- the MVP1 gene encoding Mvp1p (similar to Saccharomyces cerevisiae YMR004W | MVP1 | Multi-copy suppressor of vps1) — MNLLNNEPDPWADEFNKRTEENKENNKTTYTELPNTNDTTDSRMSFSTWNNNNVDELVSTNSDTHIGSVWGNNTIATITNNNNNNISPLTDAFEDNLSNNTKITALTFTNALDNPLSSPQIMHAKNRNGILGGPLVQNDYEEEELDTDDELWFQNARKTFNSLERDLVEIEELPEREGLLFKHTNYLIRPLIVLPNPVVTLPNDSSKKVVRRYSDFVWLQEVLLKKYPFRLIPELPPKMIGSQNKDPIFLERRRLGLSRFTNLIMKHPVLKNDDLVLTFLTVPTDLSTWRKQAIYDTTEEFSDKKIDKKFVKMWKNEYSEIWNSLRDNLDTSLEYWTKITILIERYEKRMKAAAMERYQLKHYLDKFTKECTSKLYPLDKDTTVADINTHFEMIEAHLDTCVDLTLKENKEVKKTLSEKFKTYIEILFALKGLFERYEMMAGSTVPQLQRRIELNAEKLESMRGKPDLRGAVYDKLEASIKQDRKSIQEQLNRSWLIKECILQEFAIFHETQFLVTNMFREWAALQGKYMDLNSNAWDKLQNNLENMPLSR, encoded by the coding sequence atgaatttaCTGAATAATGAACCTGACCCTTGGGCTGACGAGTTCAATAAAAGAACTGAAGAaaataaggaaaataataaaacaacataCACCGAGTTACCTAACACTAATGACACCACTGATTCTCGCATGTCATTTAGCACTTGGAACAATAACAACGTGGATGAATTAGTTTCCACCAACTCAGACACACACATTGGGTCCGTGTGGGGGAATAATACTATTGCCACCAtcacaaataataacaataataatattagcCCGCTAACTGATGCCTTTGAGGATAACTTATCAAATAACACCAAAATCACAGCACTTACTTTTACTAATGCTTTAGATAATCCACTATCTTCACCACAAATTATGCATGCTAAAAACAGAAATGGTATTTTGGGAGGTCCACTTGTCCAAAATGACTATGAAGAGGAAGAATTGGATACAGATGATGAGCTTTGGTTCCAGAACGCaagaaaaacttttaatagTTTAGAGCGTGATTTAGTGGAAATCGAAGAATTGCCGGAGCGAGAGggattattattcaaacaTACTAATTACCTAATACGCCCTTTGATTGTATTACCTAACCCAGTGGTAACTCTCCCCAACGATTCAAGCAAAAAAGTTGTTCGTCGCTATTCAGATTTTGTTTGGCTACAAgaagttttattaaaaaaatatccatTCAGACTAATACCCGAATTGCCCCCCAAAATGATTGGTTCGCAAAATAAGGATCCAATTTTCTTGGAAAGAAGGAGGTTAGGTTTGTCGAGATTTACCAATTTAATCATGAAACATCCGGTGCTAAAAAATGACGATCTAGTTTTGACCTTTTTAACAGTCCCTACTGACTTATCCACCTGGAGGAAACAAGCTATTTATGATACCACTGAAGAGTTTTctgacaaaaaaatagacaAAAAATTTGTCAAGATGTGGAAAAATGAATATTCTGAAATTTGGAATTCATTAAGAGATAATTTAGATACATCGTTGGAATATTGGACCAAAATAACCATACTAATAGAAAGATACGAGAAGAGAATGAAGGCTGCTGCAATGGAAAGGTATCAATTGAAACATTATTTAGATAAATTCACTAAAGAATGCACTTCCAAATTGTATCCATTAGACAAAGATACTACGGTGGCAGATATTAACACACACTTTGAAATGATAGAAGCTCATTTGGATACATGTGTGGACTTGactttaaaagaaaataaagaagtGAAGAAAACTTTaagtgaaaaatttaaaacttaTATCGAAATTCTATTTGCATTAAAGGGGTTATTCGAAAGATATGAAATGATGGCAGGCAGTACTGTTCCGCAATTACAAAGAAGAATTGAATTAAATGCAGAAAAACTAGAGTCTATGAGAGGGAAGCCAGATTTGAGGGGTGCTGTTTACGACAAATTAGAGGCTAGTATTAAACAGGACAGAAAAAGTATACAAGAACAACTTAACAGGTCGTGGTTAATTAAGGAATGTATTTTACAGGAATTTGCTATATTCCATGAAACTCAGTTTTTAGTGACCAATATGTTCCGTGAATGGGCTGCTTTGCAGGGTAAATATATGGATTTAAATTCTAATGCATGGgataaattacaaaataatttagaaaaCATGCCGCTAAGTAGGTGA
- the MDM12 gene encoding ERMES complex subunit MDM12 (similar to Saccharomyces cerevisiae YOL009C | MDM12 | Mitochondrial Distribution and Morphology) has product MSFEIDWSKIQNQKNINETIKSFFNTHLSNIELPSYIKNLRITNFEIGSIPPSLVLKQISDPLPHFYYPEDPNHKEEQGDTAKEKTDLNGKDPQSNKDDINSSAYRHENDNQQGFFEKNEMDIQFLLDVEYKGDLLIEISAEVVLNYPTQDFLSLPLKLSVSNIGIHSLCLVAYLKSKGQLFFSCLCDVSDDELDNNAIKNSDELTYNYQPSMERIQFIRRMDISSVIGGGDDDSNNGTTNVMDRNSKSVPYASLLNSSIPPSSNRNNINISNKTSSADTNNTNKNRNSGNSGNDLQNTYNTGIRNVNEVENFILESLRNIIRKEICWPGWIDFEFE; this is encoded by the coding sequence aTGTCTTTTGAAATAGATTGGTccaaaatacaaaatcaaaaaaatataaatgaaaCAATAAagtcattttttaatacccATTTATCTAATATAGAATTACCCAGCTACATTAAGAATTTACGAATCACTAATTTTGAGATCGGATCAATACCACCTTCTTTGGTTTTGAAACAAATAAGTGATCCTTTAcctcatttttattatccaGAGGATCCAAATCataaagaagaacaagGAGATACtgcaaaagaaaaaacagaTCTTAATGGAAAAGATCCCCAGTCAAATAAGGACGATATCAATTCTTCTGCTTACCGCCATGAAAACGATAACCAACAAggtttttttgaaaagaatGAAATGGatatacaatttttattagatgTAGAATATAAAGGCGATTtattaatagaaataaGCGCGGAAGTGGTATTGAATTATCCAACTCAAGACTTTTTATCGTTGCCATTAAAATTGAGCGTTTCAAATATAGGCATTCATTCATTATGTTTAGTTGcatatttaaaatcaaagggacaactttttttttcatgttTATGTGATGTGAGCGATGATGAACTGGATAACAATGCTATTAAGAACTCAGATGAGCTTACATATAATTATCAGCCTTCTATGGAGAGAATACAATTTATACGTAGAATGGATATATCTAGTGTGATAGGAGGTGGGGATGATGATAGTAACAATGGGACTACTAACGTTATGGATAGAAATTCCAAATCGGTGCCATATGCATCGTTACTAAATTCTTCAATTCCACCGAGTAGTAATCgcaataatataaatatttctaataaaacATCTAGTGCTGAtacaaataataccaacaagAACAGAAATAGTGGTAACAGTGGCAATGATTTGCAGAATACTTATAACACTGGGATCCGTAACGTAAATGAGGTAGAAAATTTCATTTTAGAAAGCTTAAGGAATATAATACGCAAAGAAATATGCTGGCCCGGTTGGATAGATTTTGAGTTTGAATAA
- the COQ10 gene encoding ubiquinone-binding protein COQ10 (similar to Saccharomyces cerevisiae YOL008W | COQ10 | COenzyme Q): MPIILSRNVTIRCNSTLYNLVKSKTTSSLLYNNSQICFSGYQVKRHIFGLGNITATASIPEQKYILNKTVIAPVNIMYDVVSEVSKYQEFIPYCVESFVNKRDPKTNKPIEAGLRVGFRQYDEKFVCKVICNCNINSNDKTVIDNNIKNDEVKTVVAESLTHGLFDVLYTKWTIKPHPTRTNASEVELLLKFKFHSRLYNSVSSIFAKSVTELVMNSFSKRAGFVQKQQHLRSKKL; encoded by the coding sequence ATGCCTATTATCTTATCAAGGAATGTCACAATAAGGTGTAATTCAACACTTTATAATTTAGTTAAATCAAAGACAACTTCATCACTGCTTTATAACAATTCACAAATATGTTTTTCCGGCTATCAAGTTAAAAGACATATTTTTGGTTTAGGCAATATCACCGCTACAGCTTCAATACCtgaacaaaaatatattttgaataaaacGGTTATCGCACCAGTAAATATAATGTATGACGTCGTATCAGAAGTTTCTAAATATCAAGAATTTATTCCATATTGTGTCGAATCATTTGTTAACAAACGAGATCCTAAAACCAACAAACCAATTGAAGCAGGTTTGCGTGTTGGTTTTAGGCAATatgatgaaaaatttgtttgCAAGGTAATTTGCAATTgcaatattaatagtaatgaTAAAACTGTGATCGAcaataacataaaaaatgatGAGGTGAAAACCGTTGTTGCTGAATCTTTAACACATGGCTTATTTGATGTTTTATATACAAAATGGACAATTAAGCCACATCCTACCCGTACTAATGCCTCCGAAGTTGAATTATTACTGAAATTTAAGTTTCATTCAAGATTGTATAATAGTGTTTCTTCTATATTTGCAAAAAGTGTTACGGAATTGGTTATGAATTCCTTTAGTAAACGTGCTGGATTTgtacaaaaacaacaacatttAAGATCAAAAAAgttgtaa
- the AIM34 gene encoding Aim34p (similar to Saccharomyces cerevisiae YMR003W | AIM34 | Altered Inheritance rate of Mitochondria) produces MSLSLRKTAGSTLTSSCLKKRRSASQLSGSIGVRFVHNTNKQDHTTLFNTSNDKYSKMSLKHLKIECKNRGLKVSGKKSDLISRISAFESSSITNNQRSYSLSHHTTTAATTVFTNNKINNNSFISKRPNSSTKVHPTQQNIKSINCDNETVNSNHINGNRHPTLKDYNRVTVRNNLKSTNKKINASKLHNKKDINNKNTNTITDIINNTNKNISSKHIKLTGKGVDSVEFPNILSLEANLHKNEDKHILYMIPLTKEASMKKVTPFEKRANNSVTASKNVTQTLITPDIEGVKVFTAEQEETTSLPKVKQELSTISYKGKFINEKREDADNDYKNDNFSASCKELEPRDKRFFLGVLTSVVAWWGLKWFEDENKTKN; encoded by the coding sequence ATGTCATTATCTCTAAGAAAAACTGCTGGTTCTACATTGACGTCGTCatgtttgaaaaaaagaaggagtGCAAGCCAACTTAGTGGCAGTATTGGTGTAAGATTTGTTCATAACACTAACAAACAAGATCATACTACCTTATTTAATACTTCTAATGATAAATATTCCAAGATGAgtttaaaacatttgaaAATCGAATGTAAAAATAGAGGGTTAAAAGTTTCTGGTAAGAAATCTGATTTAATTTCTCGCATTTCTGCTTTTGAGAGCTCTTCTATAACTAATAATCAAAGATCGTATTCTTTATCACATCATACCACTACTGCGGCTACTACTGTttttactaataataagataaataacaactcttttatttctaaGAGGCCTAATAGCAGTACTAAAGTGCATCCTACTCAACAGAACATAAAATCCATTAATTGCGACAATGAAACTGTTAATAGCAACCATATTAACGGAAATCGACATCCAACTTTAAAAGACTACAACCGGGTTACTGTTCGCAATAACCTAAAGTCTacgaataaaaaaattaatgctAGTAAGCTTCATAACAAGAAggatatcaataataaaaacaccaATACTATTACCgacattattaataacacaAACAAGAACATTTCCTCAAAGCACATTAAGTTAACTGGTAAGGGTGTTGACTCTGTAGAGTTTCCTAATATTCTGTCTTTGGAAGCAAATTTGCACAAAAACGAAGATAAACATATTTTGTATATGATACCTTTGACTAAGGAGGCTTCAATGAAGAAAGTTACAccatttgaaaaaagagcTAACAATTCAGTTACTGCTAGTAAAAATGTTACACAGACACTTATAACTCCAGATATCGAAGGGGTTAAAGTTTTTACGGCAGAACAAGAAGAAACTACTTCTCTTCCAAAAGTTAAACAGGAACTTTCGACTATTTCTTATAAGggtaaatttattaatgaaaaaagggAGGATGCTGACAATGACTATAAGAATGATAACTTCAGTGCATCATGTAAGGAATTAGAGCCAAGAgataaaagattttttttgggaGTTTTAACTTCAGTTGTTGCTTGGTGGGGTCTCAAATGGtttgaagatgaaaataaaacaaaaaactaa
- the MIX17 gene encoding Mix17p (similar to Saccharomyces cerevisiae YMR002W | MIX17 | Mitochondrial Intermembrane space CX(n)C motif protein) yields the protein MARSRGRSSRPVVQSRSAHTMAAPTHSASTPVSTPAPTSTQYSQPAAVSQPKQPGMFAQMASTAAGVAVGSAVGHTIGAGLTGLFSGSGSSDAAAAAQQEQVAAAPAQQQQLDQQVARSCDVDARNFTRCLEDNQGNMQICDYYLQQLKACQEAARQY from the coding sequence atggcTCGTTCAAGAGGTCGTTCTTCCAGACCAGTAGTTCAATCCCGTTCTGCTCATACTATGGCTGCTCCAACTCATTCAGCTTCTACCCCAGTTTCAACTCCAGCTCCAACTAGTACCCAGTACTCTCAACCAGCTGCTGTTTCACAACCAAAACAACCAGGCATGTTTGCCCAAATGGCCAGCACTGCTGCAGGTGTTGCTGTTGGGAGTGCCGTTGGACATACCATTGGTGCTGGTTTAACTGGTCTGTTTTCAGGATCTGGGTCTTCTgatgctgctgctgctgctcaACAGGAGCAAGTTGCAGCTGCTCCTGctcagcaacaacaattagACCAACAAGTTGCTAGAAGCTGTGATGTCGATGCAAGAAACTTTACTCGTTGTTTAGAAGACAACCAAGGTAACATGCAGATTtgtgattattatttacagCAGTTGAAAGCCTGTCAAGAAGCTGCTCGCCAATACTGA